The Deltaproteobacteria bacterium nucleotide sequence GTCGTTTCCTTTCAAAAGAACCCCTCTGTTTTTATAATGCGTGTCACTGACCTTTAGAAGGAATTCCGTTCCGGTGTATCCACCGCTTTTTGCATGACAGGTGGAAAGAATTGTATCATCCACGATGATAAACCGGCCCAGGAGAGTTCCCATGTCAGGGTTAAGGGATTCCCATGTCGTTTGGCTCTTGTCTTCTTCGAAAGGAACGATTTCATTGCGATTGGAAAACTTAATCGATTTATCTCCTGCTTTGATTTCCATCTCTCCTATATTGATCCACAATCCTTCCATGTGTGTGATTCTGGTCATCCCCTCAAGCGGTAAAGCACAATCCTTGTCATCAAAATAATAACCACGGGCAATCCAGATTCCTTCTTGAAACAAAAAAGTATGTTCCATCCGCTTCTCTCTCCTATTTGATCTCGCAGGGTTTAATTCCCCGAAGCTTGCTTCATACAAAGTCATTCCCGCGCAGGCGGGAATCCATGATTATACTGGATTCCGGGTCAAGCCCGGAATGACATTACCTCGTAGTTTGCTGCGGGGTAGTTCATTTCTTGGACTGTCTTTTTCTTGCGCCCTTCGTAATAGGGCGTTGGCGGAGGAGGACATAGGTGGCGCCTGTGCCGCCGTCGTAAGACTGCGCGCTTGAATAGGCAATCACCCATTTGCGCCAGTGGCCGCGGGTAAGCCACTCACTCACCTTATTTTTCAGTATGGGCTCGCCGGGCGAAGAGAGGCCACGCCCATGGATGATCAGGACGGCTCTTTTGCCGGAGATGACCGACTCTTTTAAGAAATTTTCGAATGTTTGCCTTGCTTCTTCCACACCAAGCCCATGGAGATCGATGTGGGCCTGTATAGAAAAGTCGCCCCGGTGCAGTCTCCTGGCAAACTCAGGATGAACGTCGAACCCTGTTCCCTCGATGTATTCGGGTGTGTTGGAAATGACGAAGCCTTCTCCATACGCTACAAGATTCGCAAGCTGCGCCATAGCCTCCGTTTCCGGCTCATTTTTAATATTCTCCGGCGGCTTTGTTATTCCAGCTCCCTTTGCATGTTTATCTTTCGGTATGGGGTGTACATCCTGCACGGCCTCCAGAAAAACGTTTTTGTCGTTTTCAGGATCGGCGGCGGGTTCGCGTTTAGGCTGCCCTTTGACGGAAGAAACCGGGCTAGGGAGCGGCTTCTTGCCGGGAAAGTTTTTCAGCTCTCCGAAGGGGTTATGTTTTAGTGAGGAATCAGAAGAATTCATGACACCTACATCTTTTTTTAATCGAGGCGTTTTCGGAAACGGCTTACGGCGCCGGTAAACACGACCAATCCCAGAATAGCCATAGCTGCATACTGATGCCACAGGACATCGAGGCCAACGCCTTTCAGGAAAATTCCTCTTATTATTACCAACATATACCTCAAAGGATTGAGATATGTCAACCATTGCACGACGACAGGCATATTGACAATGGGGAACACAAAGCCGCTGAGCATGAAGAAGGGCAGGAGGAAAAAGAAGGTGGTCATCATGGCCTGCTGCTGAGTCCTTGAAACGGTAGAAATGAAAAGACCGACGCCCAGGGTGCTTAAAAGAAATATACAGGTGGCAAAAAAGAGGAGTACGAGACTCCCGGAAAGGGGCACCTGGAACCAGAAAACGGCAATAATCGTCACTACGACCATCTGGGTGAGTGAAATAATGATGTAGGGAATTGTCTTGCCCACAATGAGTTCCACAGGCTTTAAGGGCGTTACGATGAGCTGTTCAATGG carries:
- a CDS encoding Smr/MutS family protein; amino-acid sequence: MNSSDSSLKHNPFGELKNFPGKKPLPSPVSSVKGQPKREPAADPENDKNVFLEAVQDVHPIPKDKHAKGAGITKPPENIKNEPETEAMAQLANLVAYGEGFVISNTPEYIEGTGFDVHPEFARRLHRGDFSIQAHIDLHGLGVEEARQTFENFLKESVISGKRAVLIIHGRGLSSPGEPILKNKVSEWLTRGHWRKWVIAYSSAQSYDGGTGATYVLLRQRPITKGARKRQSKK
- a CDS encoding ABC transporter permease, with product ADGSMSNMASIRIAYSVMVIDKLNRELIKELHPLRMDYGKIDGRIRTWYNPNLDSQHFFVPGIVAFVVMLITLLLTSIAVIKEKEAGTIEQLIVTPLKPVELIVGKTIPYIIISLTQMVVVTIIAVFWFQVPLSGSLVLLFFATCIFLLSTLGVGLFISTVSRTQQQAMMTTFFFLLPFFMLSGFVFPIVNMPVVVQWLTYLNPLRYMLVIIRGIFLKGVGLDVLWHQYAAMAILGLVVFTGAVSRFRKRLD